The following proteins are co-located in the Flavobacterium sp. CECT 9288 genome:
- a CDS encoding cytochrome-c peroxidase, protein MKKFILLIGLILVLSCSKNDDANEYVAIDPYPNITTTFTGKINVNKLDNYSNQTIPSYITKDNTAGNAITDKGATLGRVLFYDKNLSSKNTISCSSCHIQANAFGDVAVASTGVNGTTSRHSMRLINTRFSNENKFFWDERASTLENQVTQPIQDHIEMGFSGTLGDGNFTALITKLQNIGYYKELFKFVYGSEDITENKIQLALSQFVRSIQSFDAEYDVGRALVANDNQQFPNFTAQENQGKNLFLTPPVFDATGNRTAGGVGCAGCHQAPEFSIDPNSRNNGIIGILNGNGIDITNTKSPSLRDLVKADGSTNGAFMHTANLNTLQNVIGHYGTINLAPGNTNLDARLRPNGFGQKLNLNASEVDALIAFLKTLTGTNVYVDTKWSTPFK, encoded by the coding sequence ATGAAAAAATTCATATTATTAATCGGCTTAATTTTAGTTCTAAGTTGTAGTAAAAATGATGACGCAAATGAATATGTGGCTATTGATCCCTATCCTAATATTACAACAACATTTACCGGCAAAATAAATGTTAACAAACTAGATAATTATTCGAACCAAACGATTCCTAGCTATATCACTAAAGATAATACTGCAGGGAATGCCATTACAGATAAAGGCGCTACTTTAGGACGGGTCTTATTCTACGATAAGAATTTATCGTCAAAAAATACCATCTCCTGCTCCTCTTGTCACATTCAAGCAAATGCTTTTGGAGATGTTGCAGTAGCTAGTACAGGAGTAAATGGAACAACTAGCAGACACTCCATGAGATTGATAAATACTAGATTTTCAAATGAAAATAAATTCTTTTGGGATGAGAGAGCTTCAACTTTAGAAAATCAAGTAACCCAACCTATTCAAGACCATATTGAAATGGGCTTTAGTGGTACACTAGGCGATGGCAACTTTACTGCGTTAATTACTAAACTACAAAACATAGGGTATTATAAAGAATTGTTCAAGTTTGTATATGGATCAGAGGATATTACTGAAAACAAAATTCAACTTGCTTTATCACAATTTGTAAGAAGCATTCAATCATTCGATGCAGAATATGATGTGGGTCGCGCCCTTGTTGCAAATGACAATCAACAGTTTCCTAATTTCACAGCTCAAGAAAACCAAGGTAAAAATTTATTTTTAACACCACCTGTTTTTGACGCTACTGGAAATAGAACTGCTGGAGGAGTAGGTTGTGCGGGTTGCCATCAAGCTCCTGAATTTAGTATTGACCCAAACAGTAGAAATAATGGAATAATCGGGATACTAAATGGAAATGGAATTGACATCACAAATACTAAATCTCCATCACTTAGAGACTTGGTAAAAGCAGATGGAAGTACCAATGGCGCTTTCATGCATACCGCAAATTTGAATACGCTTCAAAATGTAATTGGCCATTACGGCACAATAAACCTAGCACCTGGAAATACAAATCTTGACGCTAGGTTAAGGCCAAATGGTTTTGGTCAAAAATTAAATTTAAATGCCTCAGAAGTAGACGCTTTAATCGCCTTTCTAAAAACCTTAACTGGAACAAATGTCTATGTAGATACAAAATGGTCAACACCTTTTAAATAA
- the sucD gene encoding succinate--CoA ligase subunit alpha — protein sequence MSVLVNKDSKIIVQGFTGSEGTFHASQMIEYGTNVVGGVTPGKGGTSHLDRPVFNTVKDAVDQAGADTTIIFVPPAFAADAIMEAADAGIKVIIAITEGIPVADMIKANSYVKERNARLIGPNCPGIITPGEAKVGIMPGFVFKKGTVGIVSKSGTLTYEAADQVVKQGLGITTAIGIGGDPIIGTTTKEAVELLMNDPETECIVMIGEIGGQLEADAAKWIKADGNRKPVVGFIAGVTAPAGRTMGHAGAIVGGSDDTAEAKKQIMRECGIHVVDSPAEIGKKVKEVLG from the coding sequence ATGAGTGTTTTAGTTAACAAAGATTCCAAAATAATTGTTCAAGGTTTTACAGGAAGTGAAGGTACTTTCCATGCTTCTCAAATGATCGAGTATGGTACCAATGTTGTAGGTGGTGTAACTCCTGGTAAAGGAGGAACAAGTCACTTAGATAGACCTGTATTTAATACTGTAAAAGATGCTGTTGACCAAGCAGGTGCTGATACAACTATCATTTTTGTACCACCAGCTTTTGCTGCTGATGCTATTATGGAAGCTGCTGATGCTGGAATTAAAGTAATCATTGCAATTACCGAAGGAATTCCTGTTGCTGATATGATAAAAGCAAACAGTTATGTAAAAGAAAGAAATGCAAGATTGATAGGGCCTAACTGTCCTGGAATTATTACTCCAGGTGAAGCTAAAGTAGGGATTATGCCAGGTTTTGTATTCAAAAAAGGAACCGTAGGTATTGTGTCTAAATCAGGAACTTTAACGTATGAGGCTGCTGATCAAGTAGTAAAACAAGGTTTAGGAATCACTACTGCAATCGGTATTGGTGGAGATCCAATCATTGGAACTACTACAAAAGAAGCTGTTGAATTGTTAATGAATGATCCAGAGACTGAATGTATCGTAATGATAGGTGAAATTGGCGGTCAACTGGAAGCTGATGCTGCAAAATGGATCAAAGCGGATGGAAACCGTAAGCCAGTTGTAGGTTTCATTGCAGGAGTTACTGCTCCAGCAGGACGTACAATGGGGCATGCAGGTGCAATTGTTGGTGGATCTGACGATACAGCCGAGGCTAAAAAACAAATCATGAGAGAATGTGGTATTCACGTTGTGGATTCACCTGCTGAAATTGGTAAAAAAGTAAAAGAAGTTTTAGGTTAA